The region CCACAGGCCCTCGGCCAGGGCGGCGCCGGCGGCGAGCAGCAGGGCGGCCCGCCGGCGTCCGGCCAGGGCCCGGCGCACCACCAGCAGCGACACCGCGCCGGCCACGGGCATGGACCCGACCCAGCCGGCCACGAAGCCGATGCCCAGGGCCTCGATCACGGCCCGCCGAACTCCCGACGGGCGGCGGCGAGGTCCGCCGGCGTGTCGATCTCGAGGCAGCGCAGGTGGCCGAGGTCGATGGGAGCGATCACGTGGCCCGCGACGGCCAGCTCGGTGAAGGCCTCCTCATAGTACTCGTTCACGCGGCCTTCGTTGTCGAGGCGCCGGTCGAGCACCGTCCGCAGTGCGGCCACGAAGTCGGGGGCGAAGACCTCCAGGCCCACCGACTCGCCCGCGGCCTCGGCCGGCGGGATCTCCTTCGAGAGCCGGATCACCCGGCCCGATCCGTCCAGCCCCACCTTCATCTCCTCGGCGCCGATGTCCCCGCGCGTGCGCAGGCCGAGCCGGTTGGGCGCCGCGTAGTCGAGCACGGCGTCGAGGACCGCGTCCTCGCAGGCGATGTCGCTGTCCAGCAGGAGGATCTCCTCGGCCGGATGGGCCGCCAGGGCCAGGCGCAGGGAGAAGGCGTTGTTGGTGGTGGCGTAGTCGACGTTGCGGATCCACGTCACGTCCAGATCGGGGCTGCCGGCGGCGACGGCGGCGCGGATCCGGTCGCCCTCGAAACCGTCGACCAGGGTCAGCTTCCGGACGCCGCGGGCGCGCAGCTGGCGCAGGGCGCGGCCGAGGATGGTCTCGCCGCCGAGGTCGAGCAGGCACTTGGGGCAGTGGTCGGTGAGGGGGCGCAGGCGGGTCGACCGCCCCGCGGCCAGCAGCACGGCTCTAATGGCTCGCTCCTTCCGGCAGACGGCCCAGGAGCCGCCGGTCGACGACGCGCCGCCACAGCAGCACCGCGCCGCCCCAGCCCGTGCCCACCACCAGGCTGAACCACAGGTAGGCGGCGACCTGGTCGAGGGCGCCGGCGAGCATCATCAGCGAGAGGTGGAAGGTGGGGCCGAAGAGCACCGCGGTGCGCATGACGGGCCGGCGGGCCTGCTGCCACTCGGCGAGCGGCACGTCGGCGAGGGCCCGGTGGGCGACGGTCCCGGGGGCCGAGTACCACAGCCGCGCGTAGAGTCCGTAGGCCCCGACGAGGATGCGGTCCCAGCGATGGGTGCCCGGCGGGTAGGTGGCCAGCGTGGCCTCCATGGCGGCGACCTCGGCCGCCGGGTCGGAGCGCTTGCCGTAGACGCGTCCCAGCCACTCGTTGCGGAAGCGGTCGACCATGGCGCTCCACCAGGCGTAGCTCAGGCCGCCGGGCACGCCCACGAGCCAGATGAAGGCCGGGGGGGTGCCGGTCGCGCCCAGCCCGACGAGCATGCCCACGAGCACCGCGGTGTTGGTGGTGTAGTCGACGAGGCCGTCGAAGACGTAGCCGGTGAGGGAGCCGCCGCCGCGCAGCCGGGCGAGCATGCCGTCGGCGCAGTCGACGGTGTTGGTCAGGAAGAGGAGCAGGGCGCCCCAGCGCAGGCCCTCGACGGTGCCGGTGGCGTAGCCCACCCCGGCCGCGAGGCCGAGCAGCAGGCTGATGAAGGTGATCTGGTCCGGCGTGATGCGGGTGGGCAGGACGATCCGCACCAGCCCGTAGGCCAGGGGCCGGTAGAGGAAGAGGTCGAGGATCTCCTCGACCTCGACCGCCTTCAGGGTGGCGCGGTAGCCCGCCAGGAGCCCCTCGCTGTGATCGCTTCCGGTCACGCCACGTCGCCGGATGCCGCCACGCGGGCCGCCGCCGCCGGCCAGGCCGTTTCGATGGCCGCGAGCAGGCGGGCGTTCTCCTCGGTCGTGCCCAGGCTGATGCGCGCGAAGCCCAGGAAGGCCGGCTCGGTGAAGAACTTGATCACCAGGCCGGCTTCGTCCAGCACCGCCTTCAGGCCGGGGCACACGTGCTCGGGCATGCGCACGAGGACGAAGTTCGCCGCCGAATCGTAGATGCGGCAACCGGGCAGGGCGCGGAAGAACTCGTAGAAGCGCTCGCGGTCGGCCGCCATGCGCCGGGCGATGTCCCGGTAGTAGTCCGGGCTGTCCAGGGCCGCGAGGGCCAGGCGCTCGCTGATGCGGTTGTAGCCCAGGTTGCGGGCGCAGAAGCGCTCGAAGTCGGCGAGCCCCGTGCCGGTGATGCCGTAGCCGATGCGGACGCCCGCCAGGGCGAAGAGCTTGCTGAAGGTGCGCAGGATGACCAGACGGGGGAAGCGGGCGACGAGCTCGGCGTAGTCGTCGGCCTCGTCGGGATCGAGGCCGAAGTAGGCCTGGTCGAGCACGACGGGCGTGTCGCGGTAGGCCTCGAGCACGCGGATCAGGTCGGCGCGGGGCATCCGGTTGCCCGTCGGGTTGTTGGGCGAGGCGATCAGCACCAGCGCGGGGGCGTGGCGCTCCCGCTGGGCGATCAGCGCGTCGACGTCGACGCGGTAGGTGGTCTCTTCCTCGATCAGCGGATACTGGACCGTGATGCCGCCGACCTCGTCCGCGATGGCCGTGTAGTACCACCAGCTCGCCGAGGGGATCAGCACCGCCTCGTCGGGGGCCACGAAGTGGTGGACCGCCTCCTTGAGAATGTCCTCGCAACCGTAGCCGAGGATGATGCGGTGTTCGTCCACGCCGTGCATGGCGGCCAGCCGCAGCGACAGATCGCTGTAGGCGCCGCGCCGGAAGGCGCGCGTGTAGTTGAAGAGGAGTTCGGTGTCGGCCTTGCGCAGCACCTCCAGACAGGCGGGTGCGGGTCCGA is a window of bacterium DNA encoding:
- a CDS encoding phosphocholine cytidylyltransferase family protein, giving the protein MLLAAGRSTRLRPLTDHCPKCLLDLGGETILGRALRQLRARGVRKLTLVDGFEGDRIRAAVAAGSPDLDVTWIRNVDYATTNNAFSLRLALAAHPAEEILLLDSDIACEDAVLDAVLDYAAPNRLGLRTRGDIGAEEMKVGLDGSGRVIRLSKEIPPAEAAGESVGLEVFAPDFVAALRTVLDRRLDNEGRVNEYYEEAFTELAVAGHVIAPIDLGHLRCLEIDTPADLAAARREFGGP
- a CDS encoding CDP-alcohol phosphatidyltransferase family protein, producing the protein MTGSDHSEGLLAGYRATLKAVEVEEILDLFLYRPLAYGLVRIVLPTRITPDQITFISLLLGLAAGVGYATGTVEGLRWGALLLFLTNTVDCADGMLARLRGGGSLTGYVFDGLVDYTTNTAVLVGMLVGLGATGTPPAFIWLVGVPGGLSYAWWSAMVDRFRNEWLGRVYGKRSDPAAEVAAMEATLATYPPGTHRWDRILVGAYGLYARLWYSAPGTVAHRALADVPLAEWQQARRPVMRTAVLFGPTFHLSLMMLAGALDQVAAYLWFSLVVGTGWGGAVLLWRRVVDRRLLGRLPEGASH
- a CDS encoding aminotransferase class I/II-fold pyridoxal phosphate-dependent enzyme, giving the protein MAAGEPVLFDRNENRFGPAPACLEVLRKADTELLFNYTRAFRRGAYSDLSLRLAAMHGVDEHRIILGYGCEDILKEAVHHFVAPDEAVLIPSASWWYYTAIADEVGGITVQYPLIEEETTYRVDVDALIAQRERHAPALVLIASPNNPTGNRMPRADLIRVLEAYRDTPVVLDQAYFGLDPDEADDYAELVARFPRLVILRTFSKLFALAGVRIGYGITGTGLADFERFCARNLGYNRISERLALAALDSPDYYRDIARRMAADRERFYEFFRALPGCRIYDSAANFVLVRMPEHVCPGLKAVLDEAGLVIKFFTEPAFLGFARISLGTTEENARLLAAIETAWPAAAARVAASGDVA